Proteins encoded in a region of the Streptomyces sp. NBC_00258 genome:
- a CDS encoding ABC transporter substrate-binding protein, translated as MRRCAALAGLLLLTGCASGPSLETQGEVTAPPGDSKQLTIGSAGFTESDLLATMYALLLNRAGYKTSMLTVANRELYEPALESGQIDVVAEYAATFADWLNAKTNRADAPAVGSPDLKATMTALRKLAAPRGLTVLDPGRAVDQNAFAVTAAYARQHDLKTLSDLGRSGLEVRLAAGDECVQRPYCEPGLKKTYGIDITGVDPKGVGTTQAKRAVQNGQDQMVLTTTTDATLDEFGLVLLADDRHLQNADYIVPVVNRSRAGSEGVTGALDRLNDVLTTADLASMNEQVDSWRRLPEDVARTYLKDKGLLK; from the coding sequence ATGAGGCGGTGCGCCGCCCTCGCGGGCCTGCTCCTGCTGACCGGCTGTGCCTCCGGTCCGTCCCTGGAGACCCAGGGCGAGGTCACCGCGCCACCCGGCGACAGCAAGCAGCTGACCATCGGCTCGGCCGGCTTCACCGAGAGCGATCTGCTCGCCACCATGTACGCGTTGCTGCTGAACCGGGCCGGCTACAAGACGTCGATGCTCACCGTCGCCAACCGCGAACTGTACGAACCCGCCCTGGAGTCGGGGCAGATCGACGTCGTCGCCGAGTACGCGGCGACCTTCGCCGACTGGCTCAACGCAAAGACCAACAGGGCGGACGCGCCGGCCGTCGGCTCGCCCGACCTGAAGGCCACCATGACCGCGCTGCGGAAGCTCGCCGCCCCGCGCGGGCTCACCGTCCTCGACCCTGGCAGAGCGGTCGACCAGAACGCATTCGCGGTGACCGCGGCGTACGCACGGCAGCACGACCTCAAGACCCTGAGCGACCTCGGGAGGTCCGGCCTGGAGGTACGGCTCGCGGCGGGCGACGAGTGCGTACAACGCCCTTACTGCGAACCGGGGTTGAAGAAGACATACGGCATCGACATCACCGGTGTGGACCCGAAGGGCGTCGGAACTACGCAGGCGAAACGGGCCGTGCAGAACGGCCAGGACCAGATGGTGCTCACCACCACGACGGACGCGACGCTCGACGAGTTCGGACTCGTCCTGCTCGCGGACGACAGGCATCTGCAGAACGCCGACTACATCGTGCCGGTCGTGAACCGCTCCCGGGCGGGCAGCGAGGGCGTCACCGGGGCACTGGACAGGCTCAACGACGTACTCACCACTGCCGATCTGGCGTCCATGAACGAGCAGGTCGACAGCTGGCGCCGTCTGCCGGAGGACGTGGCGCGTACGTACCTGAAGGACAAGGGCCTCCTCAAGTGA
- a CDS encoding ABC transporter permease, which produces MNTLADAWDWLTDPAHWAGDDGVWHRLTQHLVLTVVCLVISCLIALPVALVLGHLGKGGALAVNISNVGRAIPTFAVLVLLLLTPIGKWGEGPTVVALVLFAVPPLLTNAYVGMREVDRDVVRASRGMGMTGRQMLWRVEVPLAMPMILNGVRIAAVQLVATATIAALAGGGGLGRIITAGFNLASTPQVVAGAVLVALFALLVEGVFEVAERLAPKRGAR; this is translated from the coding sequence GTGAACACACTGGCCGACGCCTGGGACTGGCTCACCGACCCCGCGCACTGGGCGGGCGACGACGGCGTCTGGCACCGGCTCACCCAGCATCTCGTGCTGACCGTGGTCTGCCTCGTCATCAGCTGTCTGATCGCGCTGCCGGTCGCCCTCGTCCTCGGCCACCTCGGCAAGGGCGGTGCGCTCGCGGTCAACATCTCGAACGTCGGCCGCGCGATCCCCACCTTCGCCGTGCTCGTCCTGCTGCTCCTCACCCCCATCGGCAAGTGGGGCGAGGGCCCGACGGTCGTCGCGCTCGTCCTTTTCGCCGTGCCGCCGCTGCTCACCAACGCGTACGTCGGGATGCGCGAGGTCGACCGTGACGTCGTGCGGGCCTCGCGCGGGATGGGCATGACCGGGCGGCAGATGCTGTGGCGGGTCGAGGTGCCGCTGGCGATGCCGATGATCCTCAACGGAGTGCGCATCGCTGCCGTGCAGCTCGTCGCCACCGCCACGATCGCCGCACTCGCGGGCGGCGGCGGTCTCGGGCGGATCATCACGGCCGGGTTCAACCTCGCGAGTACGCCGCAGGTCGTCGCCGGAGCCGTCCTCGTGGCCCTCTTCGCGCTGCTCGTCGAAGGAGTCTTCGAGGTGGCCGAGCGACTGGCACCCAAGAGGGGCGCGCGATGA
- a CDS encoding ABC transporter permease translates to MTAPPDDCLARNEWICGEYLSTRRDILLDAVGQHLQLTALSVLIGLALAVPLAVLARRWGWAAGPVLAVTTILYTIPSLAMFSLLLPVYGLSAALVVAGLVLYSLTLLVRNILAGLRAVPEETRQAARGMGYGPIRLLLTVELPLALPAAMAGLRIATVSAVSLATVGAIVGFGGLGNLIYSGMNTFFKAQVLTASVLCVVIAVAADLLLLGVQWLITPWTRAARA, encoded by the coding sequence GTGACCGCGCCCCCGGACGACTGCCTCGCGCGCAACGAGTGGATCTGCGGCGAATACCTCAGCACCCGCCGCGACATCCTCCTCGACGCGGTCGGCCAGCACCTCCAGCTGACGGCGCTCTCCGTCCTCATCGGGCTGGCCCTCGCCGTGCCACTCGCCGTGCTGGCGCGCCGCTGGGGCTGGGCCGCGGGCCCGGTGCTCGCCGTGACGACGATCCTCTACACGATCCCGTCGCTCGCCATGTTCTCGCTGCTCCTGCCGGTCTACGGGCTGTCGGCGGCCCTCGTCGTCGCCGGCCTCGTCCTGTACTCGCTGACCCTGCTCGTACGGAACATCCTGGCCGGACTGCGCGCCGTGCCCGAGGAGACCCGGCAGGCGGCCCGCGGCATGGGATACGGGCCCATCCGGCTGCTGCTCACCGTGGAGCTGCCGCTCGCCCTGCCCGCCGCCATGGCCGGGCTGCGGATCGCCACCGTCTCGGCGGTGTCGCTGGCCACGGTCGGCGCGATCGTCGGCTTCGGAGGGCTCGGCAACCTCATCTACTCGGGGATGAACACCTTCTTCAAGGCGCAGGTCCTCACCGCGTCCGTGCTGTGCGTCGTCATCGCCGTCGCCGCCGATCTGCTGCTGCTCGGCGTGCAGTGGCTGATCACCCCGTGGACGCGGGCGGCCCGGGCGTGA
- a CDS encoding lytic polysaccharide monooxygenase auxiliary activity family 9 protein produces MTAHRTAALLGTAPLLLAVWAAGPAAAHGAPTDPVSRVVACSPGGQQSQSAACRAAASSGIAAFDNLRLAGVNGRDRQVVPDGKLCSGGIAAYRGLDLARADWPSTRLTGGANMTLTYRSTIPHTGSFKLFLTKEGYDPTKPLTWSDLPSQPFATATDPALVNGAYRIKAKLPSDRTGRHLLYTIWQNTSTPDTYYSCSDVVFPAAKENTGAGEGGSASKKPAATPTNAAPTKAAPTPTPSASPADVTSAPVEPSVAVTDAAGEAVSSPDSGDDNQALALPLVAGGAAGLLITAGAAFTLRRRR; encoded by the coding sequence ATGACCGCACACCGCACCGCCGCCCTCCTTGGGACGGCCCCGCTCCTGCTCGCGGTGTGGGCCGCCGGGCCCGCCGCCGCGCACGGCGCGCCGACGGACCCCGTGAGCCGGGTGGTGGCCTGCTCCCCCGGCGGGCAGCAGTCGCAGTCGGCGGCGTGCCGGGCGGCCGCTTCCTCCGGCATCGCGGCCTTCGACAATCTGCGCCTCGCGGGCGTCAACGGCCGGGACCGCCAGGTCGTCCCCGACGGCAAGCTGTGCAGCGGGGGCATCGCCGCCTACCGGGGCCTCGACCTGGCCCGCGCCGACTGGCCGTCGACCAGACTGACCGGCGGGGCGAACATGACACTCACCTACCGGTCGACGATTCCGCACACGGGCTCGTTCAAGCTGTTCCTGACCAAGGAGGGCTACGACCCGACGAAGCCCCTCACCTGGTCCGACCTGCCGTCGCAGCCCTTCGCCACGGCCACCGACCCGGCGCTCGTGAACGGCGCCTACCGGATCAAGGCCAAGCTGCCGTCCGACCGCACCGGACGCCATCTGCTCTACACGATCTGGCAGAACACGAGCACACCGGACACGTACTACTCGTGCTCGGACGTGGTCTTCCCCGCGGCGAAGGAGAACACGGGGGCCGGGGAAGGCGGGTCCGCGTCGAAGAAGCCCGCGGCGACACCGACGAACGCCGCGCCCACCAAGGCCGCGCCCACTCCCACACCGTCGGCGTCCCCGGCCGATGTCACCAGCGCCCCCGTGGAACCGTCGGTCGCCGTGACCGACGCGGCCGGCGAGGCGGTCTCCTCGCCCGACTCCGGCGACGACAACCAGGCCCTGGCCCTGCCCCTTGTCGCGGGCGGTGCGGCCGGCCTGCTGATCACGGCGGGCGCGGCCTTCACCCTGCGCCGCCGCCGGTGA
- a CDS encoding squalene/phytoene synthase family protein, protein MGAYVRTWRSCLESAGAHQGALRDDYMKVARFMQRREPAGFLAVRLLVPASHQPHVLAGYAFASFTDDVCDRGTVQERTRHYDAWAEQVRTALSTGTAAHPLLRAFLHTAAERELPRRWVDSYLEGARIDLDFSGFETEADYQRYVEQLTWPFLMITSGLAHLGGGSAEFAASCRLFADAAQRTDILTDLSEDLRGGRLYLPLSDLDRHGITRADLEKGRDLPGVRALVAATVEAARATLHEATVLLEHCSEEHRRLMRFILDLHHQRLASVTARGASVARRPVRDRPVACLRLLAGRPARRPLRATG, encoded by the coding sequence GTGGGAGCGTACGTGCGGACCTGGCGGAGTTGTCTGGAATCGGCAGGAGCGCACCAGGGCGCTCTGCGTGACGACTACATGAAGGTCGCGCGGTTCATGCAGCGGCGGGAGCCGGCCGGATTTCTGGCGGTGCGGCTGCTGGTGCCCGCCTCCCATCAGCCTCATGTGCTGGCCGGGTACGCGTTCGCGTCGTTCACCGACGACGTCTGCGACCGGGGAACGGTCCAGGAACGCACGCGGCACTACGACGCGTGGGCCGAGCAGGTGCGTACGGCACTGAGTACGGGAACCGCCGCGCATCCCCTGCTGCGGGCGTTCCTGCACACCGCGGCGGAGCGTGAACTGCCGCGCCGCTGGGTCGACTCGTACCTGGAGGGTGCGCGGATCGACCTCGACTTCTCCGGGTTCGAGACCGAGGCCGACTACCAGCGGTATGTGGAGCAGCTCACCTGGCCGTTCCTGATGATCACGTCGGGGCTGGCCCATCTCGGGGGCGGAAGCGCCGAGTTCGCCGCCTCCTGCCGCCTGTTCGCCGACGCCGCCCAGCGCACGGACATCCTCACCGACCTGTCGGAGGACCTGCGCGGCGGGCGGCTGTATCTGCCCCTCAGCGATCTGGACCGGCACGGCATCACGCGCGCCGACCTCGAGAAGGGTCGCGACCTGCCCGGAGTCCGTGCGCTGGTCGCGGCCACCGTCGAGGCTGCGCGCGCCACGCTCCACGAGGCCACCGTGCTCCTGGAGCACTGCTCCGAGGAGCACCGGCGACTGATGCGGTTCATCCTGGACCTGCACCACCAGCGACTGGCGTCGGTGACGGCCCGCGGTGCCTCGGTGGCCCGTCGTCCGGTACGGGACCGTCCGGTGGCGTGCCTTCGGCTGCTGGCCGGGCGTCCGGCACGGCGGCCGCTCCGTGCCACCGGATGA
- a CDS encoding ATP-binding protein: MGDGGSLGDLVVAARDRAFVGRAAERAMFRSALAGDPHGSPVLYLHGPGGIGKSTLLRRFALEAREAGRLVVEVDGRTVPATPDDFEQAAGKAIGEPGSVLLVDAFEHCQGLEHWLWEHFLPRLPLGTVAVVAGRSAPDPRWVADPGWADLMHVVPLRNLARGDAATFLRVRGVPNGAHHALLSFTGGNPLALSLAAAVVVRQDADGTARAADWAPGRDVIATLLPRLVGDPPSPAHRTALEVCAQADVTSEALLRAMMGERAPELFAWLRTQPFIESTAAGLFPHDVVREVLAADLRWRDPDGFAALRRRMYEYLLGRVREASPAQMLPAMQALVYLHRTLGHLAKAFEWQSSGLVRELPCTPADEKRVVELVHEAEGPESAALARFWLDRQPEAFVVYRSTGTDDIVALSAWLRLAEPEGEEVDPVVAAAWAHVRTAGPLRAGERVAVARFHVNPQAYQRPSAAMNLIQWRVIGEIVRSDDLAWSFVVMRDDGFWDDYLERSDMLPTDAGPVVGDHRYRLFAHDWRTRPALAWMVEKNKALLAGAGIDVGTGTHLVDATGESAPSASDGTAREGTDHVVLSRREFDTAVRDALRALWWPNELAASPLSRSRLVAAHGQSLHDVLLCAIDTVLEERGGEKRHRVVTTTYSKAAPTQEAVARRLGMSFSTYRRHLTAAVKRISDVLWSHELSGQPMVPVGRDLSADQRDGQSLDGPGPG, encoded by the coding sequence ATGGGGGACGGCGGCTCGTTAGGCGACCTCGTGGTCGCGGCGCGGGACCGGGCGTTCGTCGGGCGGGCGGCGGAACGGGCGATGTTCCGGTCCGCGCTGGCCGGGGACCCCCACGGTTCGCCGGTGCTGTATCTGCACGGGCCCGGCGGAATCGGCAAGTCCACGCTGCTCAGGCGGTTCGCGCTGGAGGCACGGGAGGCAGGACGGCTGGTGGTCGAGGTCGACGGCCGTACGGTTCCGGCAACGCCCGACGACTTCGAGCAGGCCGCGGGAAAGGCGATCGGCGAGCCGGGGTCGGTGCTCCTGGTCGATGCCTTCGAGCACTGCCAGGGCCTGGAGCACTGGTTGTGGGAGCACTTCCTGCCGCGGCTGCCGCTGGGCACGGTCGCGGTGGTCGCCGGGCGCTCGGCCCCCGATCCGCGCTGGGTCGCCGACCCGGGATGGGCCGACCTGATGCACGTCGTACCGCTGCGGAACCTTGCCCGGGGCGACGCCGCCACCTTCCTGCGGGTACGCGGCGTCCCGAACGGGGCACACCACGCGCTGCTGTCCTTCACCGGCGGCAATCCGCTGGCCCTGTCCCTGGCCGCGGCGGTCGTCGTGCGGCAGGACGCGGACGGTACGGCTCGGGCGGCCGACTGGGCACCCGGCCGGGACGTGATCGCGACCCTGCTGCCGCGACTCGTGGGCGATCCGCCGAGCCCGGCGCACCGCACCGCGCTGGAGGTCTGCGCCCAGGCCGACGTCACCTCCGAGGCCCTCCTGCGGGCGATGATGGGCGAGCGCGCCCCCGAACTCTTCGCCTGGCTGCGCACCCAGCCCTTCATCGAATCCACCGCGGCCGGGCTCTTCCCGCACGACGTGGTGCGCGAGGTACTGGCGGCCGACCTGCGCTGGCGCGACCCGGACGGATTCGCCGCCCTGCGCCGGCGGATGTACGAGTATCTGCTCGGCCGCGTCCGGGAGGCGTCCCCCGCCCAGATGCTCCCGGCGATGCAGGCGCTGGTGTACCTGCACCGGACCCTCGGCCATCTCGCAAAGGCCTTCGAGTGGCAGTCCAGCGGCCTGGTGCGGGAACTCCCATGCACTCCCGCCGACGAGAAACGCGTGGTGGAACTGGTCCACGAGGCGGAGGGCCCCGAATCCGCAGCGCTGGCCCGGTTCTGGCTGGACAGGCAGCCCGAAGCGTTCGTCGTCTACCGGTCGACCGGCACCGATGACATCGTTGCCCTCTCCGCCTGGCTGCGACTCGCCGAGCCGGAGGGGGAGGAAGTCGATCCGGTGGTGGCCGCCGCCTGGGCCCATGTACGTACGGCCGGGCCGTTGCGAGCGGGGGAGCGCGTGGCCGTCGCGCGTTTTCATGTGAACCCGCAGGCGTACCAGCGGCCTTCGGCCGCCATGAACCTGATCCAGTGGCGCGTGATCGGGGAGATCGTCCGGTCCGACGATCTCGCGTGGTCGTTCGTCGTGATGCGGGACGACGGCTTCTGGGACGACTACCTCGAACGCAGCGACATGCTGCCGACCGACGCCGGACCCGTGGTCGGCGACCACCGATACCGTCTGTTCGCCCACGACTGGCGTACCCGGCCCGCCCTGGCCTGGATGGTGGAGAAGAACAAAGCCCTGCTGGCCGGCGCCGGCATAGATGTCGGCACCGGCACCCATCTCGTTGACGCCACCGGCGAGTCGGCGCCCTCGGCCTCGGACGGAACCGCGCGGGAAGGGACGGACCACGTCGTGCTGTCCCGGCGGGAGTTCGACACCGCGGTACGGGACGCCCTGCGCGCGCTGTGGTGGCCCAACGAGTTGGCGGCCAGCCCCCTCAGTCGCAGTCGTCTGGTCGCGGCGCACGGCCAGAGCCTCCATGACGTCCTGCTGTGCGCCATCGACACCGTTCTCGAAGAGCGCGGCGGGGAGAAACGACACCGCGTCGTGACGACCACCTACAGCAAGGCCGCGCCCACCCAGGAGGCGGTGGCCAGACGCCTCGGGATGTCCTTCAGCACCTACAGGCGGCATCTGACGGCCGCGGTGAAGCGCATAAGCGATGTGCTGTGGAGTCATGAACTGAGCGGACAACCGATGGTGCCCGTCGGCCGGGACCTGTCGGCGGACCAGCGGGACGGGCAGTCACTCGACGGCCCGGGCCCGGGTTGA
- a CDS encoding aldo/keto reductase has protein sequence MPHTSSLDDYRLLGRSGLRVSPLALGTMTFGEEWGWGAGPDEAARIFDLYLDRGGNFVDTSVNYTDGAAERLLGHFLKGRRERVVVGTKFTMAREPGNPNSGGNHRLNMIRSVETSLRQLDTDRIDLLYLHGWDFTTSAQEVMRGLDDLVTGGKVVYVGICNTPAWRIAEMQTTADLLNWSPFVALQIEYSLIQRTVEHELMPLAANKGMGVVPWSALGGGVLTGKYGRDDLADGNGQGAAAGSRKGVIEASGNLTERTLAIADVVREVAAELHAEPAQVALAWTLAHPSVTAPVIGARTLAQAEKNIAALDVVLAEEHLQRLDAASSPEPIFPASFMQRPLAKGLVFGGATVATRG, from the coding sequence ATGCCTCATACATCGTCCCTCGACGACTATCGCCTTCTCGGCCGTTCCGGGCTGCGCGTCTCGCCCCTCGCGCTGGGAACCATGACCTTCGGTGAGGAGTGGGGCTGGGGAGCCGGCCCCGACGAAGCGGCCAGGATCTTCGACCTCTACCTCGACCGTGGTGGCAACTTCGTCGACACCTCCGTCAACTACACCGACGGCGCGGCGGAACGCCTGCTGGGCCACTTCCTCAAGGGCCGCCGCGAACGCGTCGTGGTCGGCACCAAGTTCACGATGGCGCGTGAGCCGGGCAACCCCAACTCCGGCGGCAACCACAGGCTCAACATGATCCGGTCGGTGGAGACCAGCCTGCGCCAGTTGGACACGGACCGCATCGACCTCCTCTATCTGCACGGCTGGGACTTCACCACGTCCGCCCAGGAGGTCATGCGCGGACTGGACGACCTCGTCACCGGCGGGAAGGTCGTCTACGTCGGCATCTGCAACACGCCGGCCTGGCGCATCGCCGAAATGCAGACGACGGCCGACCTGTTGAACTGGTCGCCCTTCGTCGCCCTCCAGATCGAGTACAGCCTCATCCAGCGCACGGTCGAGCACGAGCTGATGCCTCTGGCCGCGAACAAGGGGATGGGCGTGGTCCCGTGGTCGGCGCTCGGCGGCGGCGTGTTGACCGGCAAGTACGGCCGGGACGATCTGGCCGACGGCAACGGGCAGGGCGCCGCGGCCGGTTCCCGCAAGGGGGTCATCGAAGCGTCCGGCAATCTGACGGAACGCACGCTCGCGATCGCCGACGTGGTGCGTGAGGTGGCCGCCGAACTGCACGCCGAGCCGGCGCAGGTGGCGCTCGCCTGGACGCTCGCCCACCCCTCGGTGACCGCGCCCGTCATCGGGGCCCGTACGCTCGCCCAGGCCGAGAAGAACATCGCCGCTCTCGATGTGGTCCTGGCGGAGGAGCACCTTCAGCGGCTGGACGCGGCCAGCTCGCCCGAGCCGATCTTCCCGGCGTCGTTCATGCAACGGCCCCTCGCCAAGGGCCTGGTCTTCGGCGGTGCCACGGTCGCCACTCGCGGCTGA
- a CDS encoding oxidoreductase, with protein sequence MSTNAVPVWFITGCSTGLGRALATAVLDRGWKAVVTARDPGTVADIVSGHEDRAVALALDVTDSDRIDAVVKAGTAALGPVDVLVNNAGYGYLAALEEGEDHEIRALFDTNVFGLVDVTRAVLPGMRARRSGHIVNISSLGGLAAFGATGYYHATKFAVEGLSESLAAEVAPLGVNVTIVEPGAFRTNWSGPSMRQSATRIEDYAATAGARRRSTLETYGHQPGDPERAAAAIIAAVGAEDPPLRLLLGKVALDVALARLDALRTTFTTWRDVTLSADYPDND encoded by the coding sequence ATGTCAACCAACGCCGTACCCGTCTGGTTCATCACAGGCTGCTCAACAGGTCTGGGCCGCGCCCTGGCCACCGCCGTGCTCGACCGCGGGTGGAAGGCCGTGGTCACCGCCCGCGACCCGGGAACGGTCGCGGACATCGTCTCCGGTCACGAGGACCGGGCCGTGGCACTTGCCCTGGACGTGACCGACAGCGACCGGATCGACGCTGTCGTCAAGGCGGGGACCGCGGCGCTCGGCCCCGTCGACGTGCTGGTCAACAACGCCGGATACGGATATCTGGCCGCTCTCGAAGAGGGCGAGGACCACGAGATCCGTGCCCTCTTCGACACCAACGTCTTCGGTCTCGTGGACGTCACCAGGGCCGTGCTGCCGGGCATGCGCGCGCGGCGCAGCGGTCACATCGTCAACATCTCGTCCCTCGGCGGCCTCGCCGCCTTCGGGGCCACCGGCTACTACCACGCCACGAAGTTCGCCGTCGAAGGCCTCTCCGAATCGCTCGCGGCCGAGGTCGCGCCGCTGGGTGTCAACGTCACCATCGTCGAACCCGGAGCCTTCCGCACCAACTGGTCCGGCCCGTCCATGCGTCAGTCCGCGACCCGCATCGAGGACTACGCGGCGACCGCGGGAGCCCGGCGCAGGAGCACCTTGGAGACGTACGGCCACCAGCCGGGGGACCCCGAGCGCGCCGCCGCCGCGATCATCGCCGCCGTCGGCGCGGAGGACCCGCCGCTGCGACTGCTCCTGGGCAAGGTCGCCCTCGACGTGGCGCTGGCCAGGCTCGACGCCCTGCGGACCACCTTCACCACGTGGCGCGACGTGACGCTCAGCGCCGACTACCCCGACAACGACTGA
- a CDS encoding helix-turn-helix domain-containing protein has protein sequence MDSDNLLGQFLRARRGLVRPEDLGMPAGDRRRVPGLRREEVAMLAGLSTDYYVRLEQGRERNPSAQVLDALAGALTLDDDAIAHLHQLARPLPARERRRTRAPRLGTGLLRMLDNWPNTPAVILDRCMKVRAHNLLGEALFAGHTYSGDLMRLVFLDPDARDFYPDWDRVAVNTVAGLREAAGADHDDPQLIEVVGELSLKSAVFRRLWARHDIRQKRHETKRFHHPVVGELTLEYESLTVNSAPGQQLVVYQAEPGSSSEHALSLLGSLTATETQKAEKAQKSQGPRRR, from the coding sequence ATGGACAGCGACAACCTCCTGGGACAGTTCCTCCGAGCCCGCCGCGGACTGGTGCGGCCCGAGGACCTGGGCATGCCTGCCGGCGACCGGCGCCGGGTTCCGGGCCTGCGCCGGGAGGAGGTCGCGATGCTGGCCGGGCTCAGCACCGACTACTACGTACGTCTCGAACAGGGGCGTGAGCGGAACCCCTCCGCGCAGGTGCTCGACGCCCTGGCCGGTGCGCTGACGCTGGACGACGACGCGATCGCCCATCTGCACCAGCTGGCACGGCCGTTGCCCGCCAGGGAACGGCGGAGGACGCGCGCGCCTCGGCTCGGCACGGGCCTGCTGCGGATGCTGGACAACTGGCCGAACACCCCGGCCGTGATCCTGGACCGCTGCATGAAGGTACGGGCCCACAACCTGCTCGGCGAGGCCCTGTTCGCCGGGCACACCTACAGCGGGGATCTGATGCGGCTGGTCTTCCTCGACCCCGACGCCCGGGACTTCTATCCCGACTGGGACCGGGTCGCCGTCAACACGGTGGCCGGGCTGCGCGAGGCGGCGGGGGCGGACCACGACGATCCCCAACTGATCGAGGTGGTGGGCGAACTGTCGCTCAAGAGCGCCGTCTTCCGCAGGTTGTGGGCGCGCCACGACATCCGCCAGAAGAGGCACGAGACGAAGCGTTTCCACCACCCCGTCGTCGGCGAACTCACCCTGGAATACGAGTCGTTGACCGTCAACAGCGCGCCAGGACAGCAACTGGTCGTCTACCAGGCCGAACCCGGCAGCTCCTCCGAGCACGCGCTCTCCCTGCTGGGCAGCCTGACCGCCACGGAGACCCAGAAGGCCGAGAAGGCCCAGAAGAGCCAGGGGCCCCGGAGGCGGTAG
- a CDS encoding helix-turn-helix transcriptional regulator, producing MTFPELAAFLRSRRDRVKPGDVGLPVGPRRRVPGLRREEVAQLAGLSADYYTELEQGRGAQPSEQTLTALARALRLAGDERDHLYHLADRRVPPAAHGPAAHVQPALLRLLDQLTGTPAQVITDLHETLVQNEAAAALIGRPPAVRGPAASFVHRWFTDPAARSIYPAPDHPRQSRAFVADLQVVAARRGRDAEVTRMIRELRRRSTEFTELWDTHDVGLRRNDHKRIVHPGLGVIEVECLSLFSEDGRQRLLWFTAPPGSRAAEQLRLLSVIGTQDMTDREHTAQDPTDQPWLGG from the coding sequence GTGACCTTTCCCGAACTGGCGGCATTCCTGAGGTCCCGGCGCGACCGTGTGAAGCCGGGTGACGTGGGGCTGCCGGTCGGTCCCCGGCGGCGCGTTCCGGGGCTGCGCCGGGAGGAGGTCGCCCAGCTGGCCGGCCTGTCCGCGGACTACTACACCGAACTGGAGCAGGGGCGCGGCGCCCAGCCCTCGGAGCAGACGCTGACCGCTCTCGCCCGCGCTCTGCGGCTGGCCGGCGATGAGCGCGACCACCTCTACCACCTCGCGGACCGACGAGTACCCCCGGCCGCGCACGGCCCCGCCGCCCACGTCCAGCCGGCCCTGCTCCGGCTCCTCGACCAGCTCACCGGTACGCCCGCGCAGGTCATCACCGACCTCCACGAGACGCTCGTCCAGAACGAGGCGGCCGCCGCCCTGATCGGCCGCCCGCCGGCCGTCCGCGGACCGGCGGCCAGCTTCGTCCACCGCTGGTTCACCGACCCCGCGGCACGCTCCATCTACCCGGCCCCGGACCATCCCCGCCAGTCCCGGGCCTTCGTGGCGGACCTCCAGGTGGTCGCCGCCCGACGGGGCCGCGATGCCGAGGTGACCCGGATGATCCGCGAACTGCGCCGACGCAGTACGGAGTTCACCGAGTTGTGGGACACCCACGACGTGGGCCTGCGCAGGAACGACCACAAACGCATCGTCCACCCCGGCCTGGGCGTCATCGAGGTCGAATGTCTCAGTCTCTTCAGCGAGGACGGCCGTCAGCGCCTCCTCTGGTTCACGGCACCGCCCGGCAGCCGGGCCGCCGAGCAACTGCGGCTCCTGTCCGTCATCGGCACCCAGGACATGACGGACCGCGAGCACACGGCACAGGACCCGACGGATCAGCCCTGGCTCGGCGGATGA